Proteins encoded in a region of the Clostridium beijerinckii genome:
- a CDS encoding ABC transporter ATP-binding protein: protein MNLYSKYFNKYKIPFGIAVFCVASEAICDLLGPTLMSNIINTGIEQGSLSKVYYWGMLMLIVTAIGASFAVTRNILASKVSQRMGADLRYDLFEKIVYFSELSTDKIESGSLITRMTNDTAQVILFVNGIMRIFLKAPITCIGSIVLATLLNFRLSLIIYGVVAIVSILIIISMKLSYPRFYELQKAMDKVNSVVQEYLIGVRLVKAFGTYDKESSKFENANTNLMEKGISSQSVITFVSPLITLTVGIGTIIVISAGSSLFSANLANPGDISAFIIYMAQILTSLIMITNIFNTFVRTKASTARIKEIVDCDGDFSHDGEMKELNGDIEFRDVTFAYPNGSGVPALNNLSFSIRSGQSLAIIGPTGSGKSTIAWLLLRFYDVNKGKILIDGYDIKELNVDSVRNSIAIVPQKPMLFSGSVAENIRWGKREASNVMVHEASERAQAGFINNMKDGYESMLGSAGVNLSGGQKQRISIARGILRDSSVIILDDATSALDSVTEAKVRENLSSKTSNQTVVTITQRCGTAMFADRILVMDNGSKVGYGTHDELMQSCEVYRDIYKTQIESSKEV, encoded by the coding sequence ATGAACTTATACAGTAAATATTTTAATAAGTATAAAATTCCATTTGGGATAGCTGTTTTTTGCGTTGCATCGGAAGCAATTTGTGATTTGCTTGGTCCAACACTTATGTCTAACATAATTAATACAGGAATTGAACAAGGATCACTTTCTAAAGTTTATTACTGGGGAATGCTTATGCTTATAGTAACTGCAATTGGAGCTTCTTTCGCAGTTACAAGAAATATTTTAGCAAGTAAGGTATCTCAAAGAATGGGAGCAGATCTTAGGTATGACTTATTTGAAAAGATTGTTTATTTTTCAGAATTAAGCACAGATAAGATTGAAAGTGGATCTCTAATTACACGTATGACAAATGATACGGCACAGGTTATATTGTTCGTTAATGGAATTATGAGAATTTTTTTAAAGGCTCCAATTACATGCATAGGTAGTATTGTGCTTGCAACACTGCTTAATTTTAGATTGAGTCTTATTATATATGGTGTTGTTGCGATTGTATCGATACTTATTATTATTAGTATGAAGTTAAGTTATCCGCGTTTTTATGAATTACAAAAGGCGATGGATAAAGTAAATTCAGTTGTTCAGGAATATCTTATAGGTGTACGCTTAGTCAAGGCCTTTGGAACATATGATAAGGAAAGCAGTAAGTTTGAAAATGCAAATACAAACTTAATGGAAAAAGGAATATCATCTCAAAGTGTTATTACATTTGTGTCACCACTTATAACTCTTACTGTTGGAATTGGAACAATAATTGTAATTTCAGCAGGTAGCAGTCTCTTTTCAGCAAATCTTGCAAATCCAGGAGATATATCAGCGTTTATAATTTATATGGCACAAATTCTTACATCATTAATTATGATAACAAATATATTCAATACATTTGTAAGAACCAAGGCTTCTACTGCTCGTATTAAAGAAATAGTTGATTGTGATGGAGATTTTTCTCATGATGGTGAAATGAAAGAATTAAATGGTGATATTGAATTTAGAGATGTTACATTTGCATATCCAAATGGTAGTGGTGTACCTGCTTTAAATAATCTATCATTTTCTATTAGAAGTGGACAAAGTTTAGCTATAATTGGTCCAACAGGAAGCGGAAAATCTACTATTGCATGGCTTCTTCTGCGATTTTACGATGTGAACAAGGGAAAAATTTTAATTGACGGCTACGATATTAAAGAATTAAATGTTGATTCTGTACGAAATAGTATCGCTATAGTGCCGCAAAAACCAATGCTTTTTTCTGGTTCTGTTGCTGAAAATATTAGATGGGGTAAAAGGGAAGCAAGTAATGTGATGGTTCATGAGGCTTCTGAAAGGGCACAAGCAGGTTTTATAAATAATATGAAAGATGGATATGAAAGTATGTTAGGGAGTGCTGGAGTTAATCTTTCGGGTGGTCAAAAGCAACGTATTTCTATAGCTCGTGGAATACTTAGGGATTCGTCTGTAATTATATTAGATGATGCAACAAGTGCATTAGATTCAGTAACAGAAGCAAAGGTTAGAGAAAACTTAAGTTCAAAAACAAGTAATCAAACTGTGGTTACAATTACTCAACGTTGTGGAACGGCGATGTTTGCAGACAGAATTTTGGTTATGGATAATGGATCTAAGGTTGGATATGGAACTCATGATGAATTAATGCAAAGCTGTGAAGTATATAGAGATATTTATAAAACGCAAATAGAGAGCAGCAAGGAGGTATAG
- a CDS encoding TetR/AcrR family transcriptional regulator, translating into MVQKRNLTKEKIIEASFLLADEIGLNQITFQKIAEKLDIKYPSLYNHFANIEDLKIKMTIYFLNNLNSTLMERLIGKSGEIAIREFAYVYRDFAFENKSGYKLYVNIPSTESDEVKRLASETNSIIRKILDFYSGDKIFIIHKSRSLRSLLHGFVSLSSHGYFQNPVNLEDSFKLMIDDFILSISEK; encoded by the coding sequence ATGGTTCAGAAACGAAATTTAACTAAGGAAAAAATTATTGAAGCTTCTTTTTTATTAGCTGATGAAATTGGACTTAATCAGATTACTTTCCAAAAGATTGCAGAAAAACTGGATATAAAATATCCATCTTTATATAATCATTTTGCCAACATTGAAGATCTTAAAATAAAAATGACCATATACTTTTTAAATAATTTAAATTCAACTTTAATGGAACGATTAATTGGTAAAAGTGGAGAAATTGCTATCAGAGAATTTGCTTATGTGTATCGAGATTTTGCATTTGAAAACAAGAGTGGCTATAAGCTCTACGTGAATATTCCGAGTACTGAAAGTGATGAAGTTAAGCGTCTGGCTAGTGAAACTAATTCAATAATACGTAAAATTTTAGATTTTTATAGTGGTGATAAAATATTTATAATTCATAAAAGTAGGTCTTTAAGAAGTCTATTACATGGATTTGTTTCCTTGAGCTCTCACGGATATTTTCAAAATCCAGTCAACTTAGAAGATAGCTTTAAATTAATGATAGATGACTTTATTTTATCGATATCAGAAAAATAA
- a CDS encoding GGDEF domain-containing protein, whose product MLKNISIKLKEVNFIALTGIIIISIILLTNFVKVLKYSYFELIDADKYVNLSNNVEYFIPKDNQYTEINQVADNGAIKFEKNNSKNIYFPEDVQKVWLKLKLQDKQVSTDNIMYIDCEFIENIQFYIPTTDGKYVTEKPNEYFIFPYINLPENIDFNKDIYINSTWDSNVFNLLLAKDSNFYTIENLLSCFYIGNLGVLLGMLIMNMILFFSSRDKKYLFHSLFTGSLLSLLFCLSGMQKLVLGFNSNNRLIALGAMAASTWVLFIYSYLDIKNHMPILNNFFKLSILFLVLSLYISEIIPDGFTYDILYLHMIIVGLYILISIYSYFKFGMGSIYYLVGIFILFTGFIIYILGSYGLLEWNIFAFSICYPAASIETLLFTIGIIKQIKHEKEVNNKLQLEVITDKLTNIYNRRYFEETVVNKILQLDKEKHLVSMLVLDIDHFKKVNDTYGHSAGDLVLSETAMIIKQCLRKEDILVRWGGEEFVAVLPFTDSKESTIIAETIRLSIENHKFKFVNKITVSIGIAEKDIVEDFHSWFRRADNALYNAKENGRNAVCVCYTNEIKNNS is encoded by the coding sequence ATGTTAAAAAATATATCAATAAAATTAAAGGAGGTAAATTTTATAGCTCTAACAGGCATCATTATTATTTCAATTATACTACTAACAAACTTTGTAAAAGTTCTAAAGTATAGTTATTTTGAACTTATTGATGCTGATAAATATGTAAACCTATCAAACAATGTAGAATACTTCATCCCTAAAGATAATCAATATACCGAAATAAACCAAGTAGCAGACAATGGTGCTATTAAATTTGAAAAAAACAATTCTAAAAATATCTACTTTCCTGAAGATGTTCAAAAAGTCTGGCTTAAACTAAAATTACAAGATAAACAAGTTAGTACTGATAATATAATGTACATTGATTGTGAATTCATTGAAAATATTCAATTTTATATCCCAACTACTGATGGCAAGTATGTAACAGAAAAGCCTAATGAATACTTTATTTTTCCATATATTAATCTACCTGAAAATATTGATTTTAATAAAGATATCTATATAAATTCAACCTGGGATTCAAATGTATTTAATTTGCTTCTAGCTAAAGACAGTAACTTTTATACTATTGAAAACTTGTTATCATGTTTTTATATCGGTAATTTGGGTGTGCTCCTAGGAATGCTTATTATGAATATGATTCTATTCTTTTCATCAAGAGATAAGAAGTATTTATTTCATTCACTTTTTACAGGATCACTGCTTTCACTACTATTTTGCTTATCTGGAATGCAAAAGTTAGTTTTGGGATTTAACAGCAATAACAGGCTTATAGCATTAGGTGCAATGGCCGCTTCAACCTGGGTTTTATTTATATATTCATACTTAGATATAAAAAACCACATGCCCATATTAAATAATTTTTTTAAACTTTCAATACTCTTTCTCGTACTTTCTCTCTATATATCTGAAATTATTCCTGACGGATTTACTTATGATATTTTATATTTGCACATGATCATAGTAGGGTTATATATTCTTATTTCAATATATTCTTATTTTAAATTTGGTATGGGATCTATATATTACTTGGTTGGCATATTTATACTTTTTACTGGCTTTATCATATATATTTTAGGTTCTTATGGCTTACTTGAATGGAATATCTTTGCTTTTAGCATATGCTATCCTGCTGCCTCTATTGAAACCTTATTATTTACCATCGGAATTATTAAACAAATAAAACATGAAAAAGAAGTTAATAATAAGCTTCAATTAGAAGTTATAACAGATAAACTTACAAATATATATAATAGACGCTATTTTGAAGAAACAGTTGTAAATAAAATTCTTCAACTCGACAAAGAAAAGCACCTTGTATCAATGTTGGTTCTTGATATTGATCACTTTAAAAAAGTTAATGATACCTATGGCCATAGTGCTGGAGATCTAGTTTTATCTGAAACAGCTATGATTATTAAGCAATGCCTTAGGAAAGAAGACATTCTTGTTAGATGGGGAGGAGAAGAATTTGTTGCAGTACTCCCCTTCACAGATTCAAAAGAAAGTACTATAATTGCTGAAACAATAAGATTATCCATAGAAAATCATAAATTCAAATTTGTAAATAAAATAACTGTTAGCATAGGCATAGCCGAAAAAGATATAGTTGAGGATTTTCATAGCTGGTTTAGGCGTGCTGACAATGCCTTATATAATGCAAAAGAGAATGGTAGAAATGCTGTTTGCGTTTGTTATACAAATGAAATAAAAAATAATTCCTAG
- a CDS encoding deaminase domain-containing protein, with the protein MTKREIISNRRKRERIKINNLNDFKDALKKEGYKINYFDEEKFKVEVANAFKVENSVIEELYKCIGQEDVTYRADNVSDLINYMKKIILFEYEHDRLWKKINSIKILNINRIEYERDAISRDDVEDMLSDIKEVKKNVSRIVNEKEKEKLEILEKEIDNHYLYSKDIELLKKMLLIKEGRVKESYNINTKVKTISIEVPKQIDYQYITPQKGTIEYHQHLNNNIPRMQRLIKNINKYMKVHEEEKSVFKINQNKTLQDSINIAVAIYDNKEFKAISGSNNIKDYCHAPTKDESFFKSNKVNKLGEFGIGYDRINDSEKKIIEEIHKQIEAKVLKDEGNLTLYSKWEPCPSCCFVISQFCKKHPNIEVQVKYHKKYGE; encoded by the coding sequence ATGACCAAAAGAGAAATAATTTCAAATAGAAGAAAAAGAGAACGAATAAAGATTAATAATTTAAATGATTTTAAAGATGCATTGAAAAAAGAAGGCTATAAAATAAATTACTTTGATGAAGAGAAATTTAAAGTAGAAGTTGCCAATGCTTTTAAAGTAGAGAATAGCGTGATAGAGGAATTATATAAGTGTATTGGTCAAGAGGATGTGACTTATAGAGCAGATAATGTTAGTGATTTAATTAATTACATGAAAAAAATAATACTATTTGAATATGAGCATGATAGGCTATGGAAAAAAATAAATTCAATAAAAATATTAAATATAAATAGGATTGAATATGAGCGAGATGCAATATCTAGAGATGATGTTGAAGATATGTTGAGTGACATAAAAGAAGTTAAAAAAAATGTATCCAGAATAGTAAATGAAAAAGAAAAAGAGAAATTAGAAATTTTGGAAAAAGAAATAGATAATCATTATTTATATTCAAAGGATATTGAGCTATTGAAGAAAATGCTTCTTATTAAAGAAGGAAGGGTAAAAGAAAGTTATAATATTAATACTAAAGTTAAAACAATATCTATAGAAGTTCCAAAACAAATAGATTATCAGTATATTACGCCTCAAAAAGGTACTATTGAATATCATCAACATCTAAATAATAATATACCGAGAATGCAGCGATTAATAAAGAATATTAATAAGTATATGAAAGTTCATGAAGAAGAAAAATCAGTATTTAAAATAAATCAAAATAAGACATTACAGGATTCTATAAATATTGCAGTAGCAATATATGATAATAAAGAATTCAAGGCGATAAGTGGAAGTAATAATATAAAGGATTATTGTCATGCACCAACAAAAGATGAATCATTTTTTAAAAGTAATAAAGTTAACAAGTTGGGTGAGTTTGGAATAGGATATGACAGAATCAATGATAGTGAAAAAAAGATAATTGAAGAAATACATAAACAGATAGAAGCAAAAGTATTAAAAGATGAAGGAAACTTAACTTTATATAGTAAATGGGAACCATGTCCAAGTTGCTGTTTTGTAATTAGCCAGTTTTGTAAAAAGCATCCTAATATAGAAGTTCAAGTTAAGTACCATAAGAAATATGGTGAATAA
- a CDS encoding ABC transporter ATP-binding protein, which yields MAQQFSKTEVKVPSISGRRVGGGGNRFAPTQKAKNARGTLMRIIKIYMRFAKTIFLAMIFTVFSSAISVGIPYFVGKTFDTFRIATRTVDKSTLILFLTIIGVLYGVNCLISWINGVIMLKVSQKLVFVIRAEFFEKMQRLPLKFYDIRSHGDTMSRITNDVDNISSTIAQTTTQLISSILTLVGSFIVMIVLNVPLTLVVLLCIPLVILLTRVIATHSRKYFLAQQRNLGSLNGVIEENILGLKMVKAFNKQEDVLKQFAEINENLYESSNKAQIWSGYMMPLMNVINNFIFAVVAIVGGMLSVGYGVAVGTVVSFLSYSKQFSQPLNSVAGMFNTIQSALAGAERVFEILDNEEESEDLKDAVEIKQPNGDVTFENVYFSYDKSIPILKNVSFKVKAGETVALVGETGAGKTTIVNLLTRFYDADSGNIFIDDEPITNIKRNSLRKCFSVVLQDTCLFTGTIMDNIRYSKKDATDEQVVNAAKIAHAHEFIDKLPKGYQTMVSGATDNLSQGQRQLMSIARAVLCDSPILILDEATSSVDTKTEKDIQHALLRLMKNRTSFLIAHRLSTIRDADRIMVIGGGKILESGNHKSLMNEKGEYYKMVVSQMGKLIEE from the coding sequence ATGGCACAACAATTTTCTAAAACTGAAGTAAAAGTACCTTCTATTAGTGGGAGACGTGTGGGTGGAGGCGGAAATCGCTTTGCACCTACACAAAAAGCTAAAAATGCTAGAGGCACATTAATGCGTATTATTAAAATATACATGCGTTTTGCTAAGACGATCTTTCTAGCTATGATTTTTACAGTTTTTTCATCAGCGATTTCTGTTGGGATTCCTTATTTTGTAGGAAAGACTTTTGATACATTTAGAATAGCAACAAGAACTGTAGATAAATCGACTCTTATATTATTTTTAACTATAATTGGGGTTTTGTATGGAGTTAATTGTCTTATTTCGTGGATAAATGGTGTTATTATGCTTAAGGTTTCACAAAAACTTGTTTTTGTAATACGTGCAGAGTTTTTTGAAAAGATGCAGAGGCTTCCTTTAAAGTTTTATGATATACGTTCCCATGGAGATACAATGAGTAGAATCACAAATGATGTAGACAATATTAGCTCTACAATTGCACAAACAACTACACAGTTAATATCAAGTATTTTAACTTTAGTTGGATCTTTTATAGTTATGATAGTGTTAAATGTTCCCCTTACACTAGTTGTTTTATTATGTATACCTCTAGTTATACTTTTAACACGTGTAATTGCAACGCATAGCCGCAAATATTTCCTAGCTCAGCAAAGAAATTTAGGCTCACTTAATGGAGTAATTGAGGAAAACATATTAGGACTGAAGATGGTAAAGGCTTTTAATAAGCAGGAGGATGTCTTGAAGCAATTTGCAGAGATAAACGAAAATCTATATGAAAGCAGCAATAAAGCACAGATATGGTCTGGGTATATGATGCCTCTTATGAATGTTATTAATAACTTTATTTTTGCAGTTGTTGCAATTGTTGGCGGTATGCTATCAGTGGGGTATGGGGTAGCTGTTGGAACTGTAGTTAGTTTTTTAAGCTATTCAAAACAATTTTCACAGCCATTAAATTCTGTAGCAGGTATGTTTAACACAATTCAATCAGCACTTGCCGGAGCAGAACGTGTTTTTGAAATTTTAGATAATGAAGAAGAAAGTGAAGACCTTAAAGATGCAGTTGAGATAAAACAACCAAATGGTGATGTAACCTTTGAAAATGTATATTTTTCATATGATAAGTCTATACCTATATTAAAGAATGTGAGTTTTAAAGTTAAAGCAGGGGAAACAGTTGCGCTAGTAGGAGAGACTGGAGCAGGAAAAACTACTATTGTGAATCTTCTAACTCGATTTTATGATGCAGACAGCGGAAATATATTCATTGATGATGAGCCGATTACGAATATTAAAAGAAATAGTCTTAGGAAATGCTTCTCTGTTGTGCTTCAAGATACTTGTCTTTTCACCGGAACGATTATGGATAATATTCGTTATTCTAAAAAAGATGCAACAGATGAACAGGTTGTAAATGCTGCTAAAATAGCTCATGCCCACGAATTTATTGATAAGCTTCCTAAAGGTTATCAAACAATGGTTTCTGGAGCTACAGATAACTTAAGTCAAGGGCAGCGCCAATTAATGTCTATTGCTAGAGCAGTTCTGTGTGATAGTCCGATTTTAATTTTGGACGAAGCAACTAGCAGTGTAGATACAAAGACCGAAAAAGATATTCAACATGCATTATTAAGATTAATGAAAAACCGCACTAGCTTTTTAATAGCACACAGATTATCGACTATTAGAGATGCAGATCGCATTATGGTAATTGGTGGTGGAAAAATATTAGAAAGTGGAAACCACAAAAGTCTTATGAATGAAAAAGGTGAGTATTACAAAATGGTTGTTAGTCAAATGGGAAAATTAATTGAGGAGTAA
- a CDS encoding winged helix-turn-helix transcriptional regulator, with product MKGELEKAQNKYSKACPVLRALEIIGGKWRLPIIWEISVSKSIRYNELKRSIPGITNIMLTRSLQALEEHGLIKRTEYNKIPPHVEYSLTNHCNDLLPALAIINEWGKRVWPEYEAKNEAK from the coding sequence ATGAAAGGTGAACTAGAAAAAGCGCAAAACAAGTATTCTAAAGCATGTCCTGTTCTTCGTGCACTTGAAATCATAGGAGGTAAGTGGAGGCTTCCTATTATATGGGAGATATCAGTTTCAAAGAGCATTAGATATAATGAACTTAAGCGAAGCATACCTGGTATAACTAATATTATGCTGACTCGATCTCTGCAAGCATTAGAGGAACATGGACTTATAAAAAGAACAGAATATAATAAGATTCCACCGCATGTAGAATATTCTTTGACGAATCACTGTAATGATTTACTTCCTGCATTAGCAATCATAAATGAATGGGGAAAAAGAGTATGGCCAGAATATGAGGCTAAAAATGAAGCAAAATGA
- a CDS encoding NADH:flavin oxidoreductase, whose product MDILKKLFSEFSIKNIEIKNRICVPPMVVGLAEDGYVTSENLARYKELSKGGPGLIIQEATCINKDGRLSEKQIGIWEDNQIEGLKNIVNAVHEEGCKIFIQIHHAGVTGISKSPLCPSPYEYKGFAGTVIGREMTKEDIDSIQNDYIEAVRRAYEAGYDGVELHGCHGYLISQFLNKNVNKRTDEYGTNPEKFVIEILEGIRKVTPKEFIVGIRLGGFEPSLEDGVRYAKILDKNGIDFLDISYGFFNEQEINVSKDYKYSNAVYAAEKIKKEVSVPVFAVNGINSAEIAEEILNETNVDIVDIGKGILINPNWANYAMDGKDTGKCLNCAKCMWFGQSEVCPGKVVFDKNNK is encoded by the coding sequence GTGGATATTTTGAAAAAGTTATTCTCAGAATTTAGTATTAAAAATATAGAAATAAAAAACCGTATATGTGTACCTCCAATGGTTGTAGGTTTAGCCGAAGATGGATATGTAACATCGGAAAATTTAGCCCGTTATAAGGAATTATCTAAAGGTGGTCCAGGACTTATAATACAAGAAGCTACATGTATTAATAAAGATGGAAGATTATCAGAAAAGCAAATTGGAATTTGGGAAGATAACCAAATTGAAGGATTAAAAAACATAGTTAATGCAGTTCATGAAGAAGGTTGTAAAATATTTATTCAAATTCATCATGCTGGTGTTACAGGAATATCTAAATCTCCTCTATGTCCAAGTCCATATGAATATAAAGGTTTTGCTGGAACAGTTATTGGACGTGAAATGACTAAAGAAGATATAGACTCAATACAAAACGACTATATTGAAGCTGTAAGAAGAGCTTACGAAGCTGGCTATGATGGTGTTGAACTACATGGATGTCATGGTTATTTAATAAGTCAATTTTTAAATAAGAATGTTAATAAAAGAACCGATGAATATGGCACTAATCCAGAAAAATTTGTAATAGAAATACTAGAAGGAATTAGAAAAGTAACTCCAAAAGAATTTATTGTAGGAATTCGTCTAGGAGGATTTGAGCCATCATTAGAAGATGGAGTACGTTATGCTAAAATATTAGATAAAAACGGAATAGATTTTCTTGACATTTCTTATGGATTCTTTAATGAACAAGAAATTAATGTAAGCAAAGATTATAAGTATTCCAATGCTGTTTATGCTGCTGAGAAGATCAAGAAAGAAGTATCAGTTCCAGTATTTGCAGTTAATGGAATTAATTCAGCAGAAATTGCAGAAGAGATATTAAATGAAACAAATGTAGATATCGTTGATATTGGTAAAGGGATTCTTATAAATCCTAATTGGGCAAACTATGCTATGGATGGAAAAGATACTGGAAAATGTTTAAATTGTGCAAAGTGCATGTGGTTTGGTCAATCTGAAGTGTGTCCTGGAAAAGTTGTATTCGACAAGAATAATAAATAA
- a CDS encoding multidrug efflux MFS transporter codes for MEMWKRNLKVCWFGMFVTGIGMSQIAPVLPLYIQHLGIQDAASIEKLSGIAFGSTFIISAIFSPIWGHAADKFGRKPMLLRASLGMAIVISCMGFAPNVYVLIALRLLQGAITGYSTACTTLIATQTDKEHAGYALGTISTANIAGSLLGPTIGGFVGETFGLQNVFFITGGLMFIAFITTVLFVKESFSREDNKVLSFKEVWNTVPEKGLTITLFITFFILSVAMYSVEPIVTVYVTQLSKEASHIALIAGITFSASGFANIIAAPRLGRLSDKVGAHKVILICLIIAGIIFIPQAFVTNTWELMGLRFLLGLTAGGLNPSVNILVKKITPSSLTGRVFGFSMAAGYLGVFAGSVLGGQIAGYLGIKCVFFVTSALLLINAVLVYFKVYNKLNINNNHKIEKYGNGIRNGKLQVSGK; via the coding sequence ATGGAAATGTGGAAAAGAAATTTAAAAGTTTGTTGGTTTGGAATGTTTGTGACAGGAATAGGTATGAGTCAGATAGCGCCAGTATTACCACTGTATATACAGCATTTAGGAATTCAAGATGCAGCTTCAATAGAGAAGCTTTCTGGAATTGCTTTTGGTAGCACGTTTATTATTTCAGCTATTTTTTCACCCATTTGGGGACATGCTGCTGACAAATTTGGACGAAAACCAATGCTGCTTAGAGCAAGTCTTGGTATGGCAATAGTTATAAGTTGTATGGGATTTGCGCCTAATGTATATGTATTAATAGCACTTAGGCTATTACAAGGAGCTATCACAGGATATAGCACAGCCTGTACTACTTTAATTGCAACTCAAACAGATAAAGAACATGCAGGATATGCTTTAGGAACTATTTCAACAGCCAACATTGCAGGTTCGTTACTTGGACCTACAATTGGAGGATTTGTAGGAGAAACTTTTGGTTTGCAAAATGTATTTTTTATAACAGGCGGGCTTATGTTCATTGCATTTATTACTACAGTATTATTTGTAAAGGAATCTTTTAGTCGTGAAGATAATAAAGTTTTAAGTTTCAAAGAAGTTTGGAATACAGTTCCGGAAAAAGGCTTAACCATTACTTTGTTTATAACTTTTTTTATATTATCTGTAGCAATGTATTCGGTAGAGCCAATAGTAACAGTTTATGTTACTCAACTATCTAAGGAAGCGAGTCATATTGCATTAATAGCGGGAATAACTTTTTCTGCATCAGGGTTTGCTAATATAATTGCAGCTCCAAGGCTTGGAAGGCTCTCTGATAAAGTAGGAGCACATAAAGTTATATTAATATGTCTCATAATAGCTGGAATAATATTTATACCTCAAGCATTTGTAACAAACACTTGGGAGCTTATGGGACTTAGATTTTTACTAGGACTCACAGCTGGTGGCCTTAATCCTTCTGTTAATATATTGGTTAAGAAAATTACTCCATCATCTCTTACAGGTAGAGTATTTGGTTTTAGTATGGCAGCAGGATATCTAGGCGTATTTGCAGGATCAGTTCTAGGAGGACAAATCGCAGGATATTTAGGAATAAAATGCGTATTTTTTGTAACGAGTGCATTATTATTAATTAATGCAGTGCTTGTGTATTTTAAAGTTTATAATAAACTTAATATAAATAATAACCATAAAATAGAGAAGTATGGAAATGGGATAAGAAATGGGAAACTTCAAGTCAGTGGAAAATAA